A region of Aquarana catesbeiana isolate 2022-GZ linkage group LG08, ASM4218655v1, whole genome shotgun sequence DNA encodes the following proteins:
- the LOC141105090 gene encoding LOW QUALITY PROTEIN: uncharacterized protein (The sequence of the model RefSeq protein was modified relative to this genomic sequence to represent the inferred CDS: deleted 1 base in 1 codon): MEEWEYLEGHKDLYTDAMMENQPPLKSPDGSSNRNPPERCPRPLYSRDSTQEDHTIPHHHQDEVLNYIKIEIKEEEEETLVSGDQQSMEEGEIIVKIKEEESSLHIDLSGHYVPNCSEEHLIVSPDYKAEDNNIVQYSPGGNPVTPNLHPRPSQLGRSMDPSNPEESSDGTLRSHSTDTSTDPSTSNESFSSYKGVHTGARSLSCSVCGKSFTKNSLLVIHERIHTGERPYSCSVCGKSFIRKGHLVLHERYHTGDRRYSCSDCGKCFVIRGHLVKHQRIHTGERPYSCSECEKCFVTNAQLVAHQKIHTGEYLYSCSECGKRFIYKGDLRKHQRSHTGERPFPCSECGKCFGEKGGLLVHQKTHTGERPFSCSECGKCFITKANLVSHQRTHTGERPFSCSECGKSFIRQGHLVSHQKIHTGKYPYSCLECGKCFIQKGDLRKHQKFHTGERPFPCSDCGKCFIQKVDLQKHQKIHTGERPYSCSECGKGFITKENLVSHQRTHTGERPFSCSECGKSFIRQGHLVSHQKIHKGEYPYSCLECGKRFIERGDLLKHQRIHTGERPFQVQIAGNVLVRKVTFENTREFTRGSVPIRVQCAGNVSLGKHTFLRTKKFTPASVPIQVHSEGNVSLGLKVHLYTPEKSHRGASLCSECGKCFQLQKHIYCASESSRSDWCVGGGAKIV, encoded by the exons atggaggagtgggagtatttagaaggacacaaggatctctacacgGACgccatgatggagaatcagccgcccctcaaatcaccgg atggatccagtaataggaacccaccagagagatgtccccgtcctctgtattcccgggattccacacaggaagatcacaccatccctcaccatcatcag GATGAAGTATTAAACTACATCAAAATTgaaattaaagaggaagaagaagagacgttggtgagtggagatcagcagtctatggaggagggggagattatTGTGAAAATTAAagaggaggaatcttctctacatataGATTTAA GTGGACACTATGTTCCGAATTGCTCTGAGGAACATCTCATTGTATCTCCAGATTATAAAGCAGAAGATAATAACATTGTACAAtattctccaggaggaaatcccGTTACTCCAAATCTACATCCCAGACCTTCCCAATTGGggagatcaatggatccctctaatcctgaggaatcttctgatggaACTCTAAGATCCCACAGCACAGATACATCAACAGATCCATCTACTTCCAATGAATCTTTTTCAAGCTATAAAGGCGTTCACACTGGTGCACGTTCCTTGTCATGTTCAGTGTGTGGGAAATCCTTTACAAAAAACTCATTGCTTGTTATACAcgagagaattcacacgggtgagcgtccttattcatgttcagtgtgcgggaaaagtttcattAGAAAAGGACACCTTGTTTTACACGAGAGATACCACACAGGTGATCGTCGCTATTCATGTTCAgattgcgggaaatgttttgttatCAGAGGacaccttgttaaacaccagagaatccacacgggcgagcgtccgtattcatgttcagagtgcgagaaatgttttgtAACAAATGCACAACTTGTTGCACACCAGAAAATTCATACAGGTGAATAtctctattcatgttcagagtgcgggaaacgtttcatTTACAAAGGAGATCTCCGTAAAcatcagagaagtcacacgggtgaacgtccttttccgtgttcagagtgcgggaaatgtttcggcGAAAAAGGTGGCCTTCTTGTACATCAGAAAACCCACACAGGCgagcgtcccttttcatgttcagagtgcgggaaatgtttcattaccAAGGCAAACCTTGTTTCCCACCAAAGAACTCACACGGGGGAGCGTCCcttttcgtgttcagagtgcgggaaatctttcattagGCAAGGACACCTTGTATCACACCAAAAAATTCATACGGGGAAGTATCCTTATTCATGtttagagtgtgggaaatgtttcattcagaaaGGAGACCTTAGAAAACATCAGAAatttcacacaggtgaacgtcccttCCCATGTTCAgattgcgggaaatgttttattcaGAAAGTAGATCTTCAgaaacaccagaaaattcacacgggggagcgtccctattcgtgttcagagtgcgggaaaggtttcatcaCTAAAGAGAACCTTGTttcacaccagagaactcacacgggtgagcgccccttttcatgttcagagtgcgggaagtcttTCATTAGACAAGGACACCTAGTTTCGCACCAAAAAATTCACAAGGGAGAGTATCCTTATTCATGCttagagtgcgggaaacgttttatTGAGAGAGGAGATCTTCtaaaacaccagagaattcacacaggcgaACGACCCTTTCAG GTCCAgattgcgggaaatgttttagTCAGAAAGGTGACCTTCgaaaacaccagagaattcacacgggggagcgtcccTATTCGTGTCcagtgtgcgggaaatgtttccttaGGAAAGCACACCTTCTTGCGCACCAAAAAATTCACACCGGCGAGCGTCCCTATTCAAGTTCACAGTGAGGGAAATGTTTCACTGGGATTAAAAGTACATCTTTATACACCAGAAAAGtcacacaggggagcgtccttgtgttcagagtgcgggaaatgttttcagTTGCAGAAACACATTTATTGTGCATCAGAGAGTTCACGTTCAGACTGGTGTGTTGGGGGCGGGGCTAAAATTGTCTGA